The following is a genomic window from Pseudothermotoga thermarum DSM 5069.
CAAGATTTTTCACCAAATGAATTAAATTGTAACTTACCTTGGAGTACTTTAGCTGGACAATTTTTAGCAGTTCGCTTACTTCGGGATACTTAAGAAAATAAAAATAAAGATCAACAAAATCTCTCTTTGCCCCACGCTGACCTATAGCAATGAATTTCATAGCGGCGATATCACGTAAATCCGCAACCAAGCAACCTTCAAACTGCAGGAAAGGAAACACCACTTTATAGGGGTAAAAGAATAAGCTTATCTTCACATTGTTGCTCAGCAAGTACACCGTGGTTTCTGAAATGTATTGGATTTGTACAGGCAAAACATCTGCAATTTTGTTAACAATAAAACTATCGAAAGTCTGTTCGGTAAAAAAACCTAAATCATCAGATTTTCTATGTCCAAGTTGTAATGCAAGTCCGGTTCCACCGGCAAGGTAAAAACCAGCTGATTTGAAAGCCTCAGTTTTTCCCAATAATCTCAGGATTTCTAATGTTTTATTGGAAATGACGTTTTCAAACAGGCTACTTCCTCCTTCGGTATGTCGTAGAAATTGCACATCATCAAAGCTGTTTTTCGTGAGATATTTCTACTCTTTTTCACAGCCTCGATTATTTCCTCGCTTTTGTAGGTTTTGAACATCCATCTATAGGCTTTTTCATCGCCAAGTTCAAGTATGCGTTCGATTATGTACCTTTTGTGCTTCTGGTGATTTAGCGATTCAAAATCTGTATCCCAAAAAAGATATCTCAATTCCTCCGGTATAGAAACCATTCTGGCTCACCAGCCTATCT
Proteins encoded in this region:
- a CDS encoding nucleotidyl transferase AbiEii/AbiGii toxin family protein; the encoded protein is MGKTEAFKSAGFYLAGGTGLALQLGHRKSDDLGFFTEQTFDSFIVNKIADVLPVQIQYISETTVYLLSNNVKISLFFYPYKVVFPFLQFEGCLVADLRDIAAMKFIAIGQRGAKRDFVDLYFYFLKYPEVSELLKIVQLKYSKVSYNLIHLVKNLGYFDDVEEDPMPVLVTKNGFKSMTTKQWNEIKEFFLNLQKKILADLSIE
- a CDS encoding DUF6922 domain-containing protein, producing the protein MRYLFWDTDFESLNHQKHKRYIIERILELGDEKAYRWMFKTYKSEEIIEAVKKSRNISRKTALMMCNFYDIPKEEVACLKTSFPIKH